In Natronococcus occultus SP4, the following proteins share a genomic window:
- a CDS encoding phosphatase PAP2 family protein, whose product MRLEDESAAIRELFPTAYTDIAIAVTELGGQSTLMLLLATLFWLSSQRRTALVIAYALAGVSLLLAIKTVLGLPRPPAELFLKPLESDTYGFPSGHAFAATVVYGGLVSAYDRTRDFRAVAAAGTLILTVSLSRVVLGVHYIGDVIIGVAIGFVFLGAMNRATRGEPQRAFAIALGLSVLAMLAVGSSSELLLGLGSSIGGLFASRRLDRLPPSRSALEDGVLVVVGIGYVVAITTLESVVSTVEPLLVPLYAALLAGIVLAPAAVGRLGFGALEPGRR is encoded by the coding sequence ATGCGACTCGAGGACGAAAGCGCCGCGATCCGCGAGCTGTTTCCGACGGCGTACACCGACATCGCGATCGCCGTGACCGAACTCGGCGGACAGAGCACGCTCATGCTCCTGCTCGCGACGCTGTTTTGGCTCTCGAGTCAGCGGCGAACCGCCCTCGTGATCGCGTACGCTCTCGCCGGCGTCTCTCTGCTGCTCGCGATCAAGACCGTGCTCGGGCTGCCCCGTCCGCCCGCGGAGCTCTTCCTCAAGCCGCTCGAGTCGGACACTTACGGCTTCCCGAGCGGCCACGCCTTCGCCGCCACCGTCGTCTACGGCGGGCTCGTCTCCGCGTACGACCGCACCCGCGACTTCCGGGCCGTCGCCGCAGCCGGCACGCTGATCCTGACGGTCTCGCTCTCCAGGGTCGTCCTCGGCGTCCACTACATCGGCGACGTGATCATCGGCGTCGCCATCGGGTTCGTCTTCCTCGGCGCGATGAACCGAGCGACGCGCGGCGAGCCCCAGCGCGCGTTCGCGATCGCGCTCGGCCTCTCCGTTCTGGCGATGCTCGCCGTCGGTTCGTCGAGCGAACTGCTGCTCGGCCTCGGCAGCTCGATCGGCGGTCTGTTCGCCTCGCGTCGACTCGACCGGTTACCGCCGTCTCGCTCGGCGCTCGAGGACGGCGTCCTCGTCGTCGTCGGCATCGGCTACGTGGTCGCGATCACGACCCTCGAGTCCGTCGTCTCGACGGTCGAACCGCTGCTCGTCCCGCTCTACGCCGCACTTCTTGCGGGGATCGTCCTTGCACCCGCCGCAGTCGGGCGCCTCGGGTTCGGCGCGCTCGAGCCCGGACGGCGGTAA
- a CDS encoding lactate racemase domain-containing protein has translation MNVPLGSGTIELRLPGCDVTIAEPSGGEPVDVRAAAERALEDPLGPPLADRVEPNDDVAIVVTDLTRTVPDDVLLDVLLARLERLDVARERITVVVGLGLHRPMTDAELETMLGRHADLAVNHDPASVVEVGTIGATGADPDRPDGPASDGVPVEIGVPVAEADTVLSTGVVEPHQYAGFSGGAKTVAIGAGSESLIRYTHGPALLAREDVRLGRVAGNPFREAIDAAGERVGIDFSLNLTHGPAGVLGVRAGEGRRVVRELAAVARDALSVPVAREYDAVVCGVGAPKDANLYQATRGATYVALGDRNPLREGGRLVVPAALPEGAGKGTGERRFYRRLRDADDPESLYDELRTGYEPGAQRAFVVARVLRDHELVVTNSEVPALVEECLLGAADDVADAVDPGSDVLVVPDALNTLLVERQ, from the coding sequence GTGAACGTTCCACTGGGATCCGGGACGATCGAGCTGCGACTCCCCGGGTGTGACGTGACGATCGCCGAGCCGTCAGGCGGCGAGCCCGTCGACGTCCGCGCGGCCGCAGAACGGGCGCTCGAGGACCCGCTCGGGCCGCCGCTGGCCGACCGTGTCGAGCCCAACGACGACGTGGCGATCGTTGTGACGGATCTCACGCGGACGGTACCCGACGACGTGTTGCTCGACGTGCTGCTCGCACGGCTCGAGCGCCTCGACGTCGCGCGCGAGCGGATCACGGTCGTCGTCGGCCTCGGCCTCCACCGACCGATGACCGACGCGGAGCTCGAGACGATGCTCGGTCGCCACGCCGACCTGGCGGTGAACCACGATCCGGCGTCGGTCGTCGAGGTCGGAACGATCGGGGCGACGGGAGCCGATCCGGACCGACCCGACGGACCCGCGAGCGACGGCGTCCCGGTCGAGATCGGCGTCCCGGTTGCCGAGGCCGATACGGTCCTCTCGACGGGCGTCGTCGAACCCCACCAGTACGCCGGGTTCAGCGGCGGCGCGAAGACTGTCGCCATCGGCGCGGGAAGCGAGTCGCTGATCCGGTACACGCACGGCCCGGCGCTGCTCGCCCGCGAGGACGTCCGTCTCGGACGCGTCGCCGGCAACCCCTTCAGGGAGGCGATCGACGCGGCGGGCGAGCGCGTCGGGATCGATTTCTCGCTCAACCTGACCCACGGTCCGGCGGGCGTCCTCGGGGTACGGGCCGGCGAGGGACGGCGAGTCGTCCGCGAGCTCGCGGCGGTGGCCCGAGACGCACTCTCAGTCCCAGTCGCCCGCGAGTACGATGCCGTCGTCTGCGGCGTCGGCGCGCCGAAGGACGCGAACCTCTATCAGGCGACCCGCGGGGCGACCTACGTGGCGCTCGGCGATCGGAACCCGCTGCGTGAGGGGGGTCGACTCGTCGTCCCCGCGGCCCTGCCAGAGGGTGCGGGCAAGGGAACCGGCGAGCGACGGTTCTATCGACGGCTTCGGGACGCCGACGATCCCGAATCGCTGTACGACGAGCTACGAACGGGGTACGAGCCCGGCGCCCAGCGGGCGTTCGTCGTCGCCCGCGTTCTCCGGGACCACGAGCTCGTCGTGACCAACAGCGAGGTCCCGGCGCTCGTCGAGGAGTGTCTGCTGGGCGCTGCGGACGACGTCGCCGACGCCGTCGATCCCGGCAGCGACGTGTTGGTCGTTCCGGACGCGCTGAACACCCTCCTGGTCGAGAGACAGTAG
- a CDS encoding ion channel: protein MLARLRSYRPGGRVAVRLVVVVALVSIATGVVAILTDPVSEAAGALGDVQAAAEFSGTVVGFALLVAAWGMRRGYRIASVAAAALVCLAAVHGVVQFRLASIPLVVLSLGGLAVLVLTSDRFTRSSALGPTQLGALVAIVGVCCYGTAGAYTLRAQFDELHTVADAVYFTLVTASTVGYGDIHPTTATARLFAVSLVVLGPTTVGVAVGSLFGPAIETRLSRTGRRATAYRSRDRSRDGARVVVLGVDERTARFVDRLAERARVTVVTSDERGAKRLLEGVETVETVDGDPTETRVLERARLEACDAVLVTATGDIDPAAASSAARAVTDARLVLLGGPDAAADLGADAIVDPEAVVVDAIVRATRGEADQSSSAASHSG from the coding sequence ATGCTCGCGCGTCTCCGCAGTTACCGCCCCGGCGGTCGCGTCGCCGTTCGACTCGTCGTCGTCGTTGCCCTCGTCTCGATCGCTACCGGCGTCGTCGCCATCCTCACCGATCCCGTCTCCGAAGCGGCCGGAGCGCTCGGCGACGTTCAGGCCGCGGCCGAGTTCAGCGGCACCGTCGTCGGCTTCGCCTTGCTCGTCGCCGCCTGGGGGATGCGCCGCGGCTACCGGATCGCGTCCGTCGCCGCGGCGGCGCTCGTGTGCCTCGCGGCCGTCCACGGCGTCGTTCAGTTTCGGCTCGCCTCGATCCCGCTGGTCGTGCTCTCGCTCGGCGGACTCGCCGTCCTCGTACTCACCAGCGACCGGTTCACGCGATCGAGCGCGCTCGGACCGACCCAGCTCGGTGCGCTCGTGGCTATCGTCGGCGTCTGCTGTTACGGCACCGCCGGCGCGTACACGCTGCGCGCGCAGTTCGACGAGCTCCACACCGTCGCCGACGCGGTCTACTTCACGCTCGTCACCGCGAGCACGGTCGGCTACGGCGACATCCACCCGACGACCGCGACGGCGCGCCTGTTCGCCGTCTCGCTCGTGGTGCTCGGGCCGACGACCGTCGGCGTGGCCGTCGGGAGCCTGTTCGGGCCGGCGATCGAGACCCGGCTCTCGCGGACCGGCCGTCGGGCGACGGCGTACCGCTCGCGGGATCGGTCGCGGGACGGCGCTCGCGTCGTCGTCCTCGGCGTCGACGAGCGAACCGCTCGGTTCGTCGACAGGCTCGCCGAGCGGGCCCGCGTCACCGTCGTCACGAGCGACGAGCGCGGGGCGAAACGGCTCCTCGAGGGCGTCGAGACCGTCGAGACCGTCGACGGCGACCCGACCGAGACGCGCGTCCTCGAGCGCGCACGGCTCGAGGCGTGCGACGCGGTGCTCGTTACGGCCACCGGGGACATCGACCCCGCCGCCGCGTCCTCGGCCGCGCGGGCGGTCACGGACGCTCGGCTGGTGCTACTCGGGGGTCCGGACGCGGCCGCCGATCTCGGGGCCGACGCGATCGTCGATCCCGAGGCGGTCGTCGTCGACGCGATCGTCCGGGCGACGCGGGGGGAGGCGGATCAGTCCTCGTCGGCGGCCTCCCACAGCGGGTAG
- a CDS encoding AIR synthase family protein has protein sequence MPGKVPPEELLEHVFGRTGTATDDPSVIQGPADGEDAAAIAWPEGDRTLVVSSDPISLAASQVGRLGVHVACNDVAVSGADPRWLTTVILLPDPESPLEAITEDIDAAAREVGASIVGGHSEYVDQLDRPLVSLTAMGATDSFVPTGGAEPGDRVVLTKAAGIEGTAILAADFGDELDVDPDVRERAADFLEEISVVPDGRVLRKYATAMHDPTEGGVAAGLLELARAADVRLAVDRDAVPIRPETETLCGAAEVDPLRIFGSGALLATVPEDAVGDALVDLEDAGLEAAEIGTVEEATESDDGFALELGSETITEPVQDDLYPLWEAADED, from the coding sequence ATGCCCGGAAAGGTACCGCCGGAGGAGTTGCTCGAGCACGTGTTCGGCCGCACGGGGACCGCGACCGACGACCCGTCGGTGATCCAGGGGCCCGCCGACGGCGAGGACGCCGCGGCGATCGCCTGGCCGGAAGGCGATAGGACCCTCGTCGTCAGCTCCGATCCGATCTCGCTTGCGGCCTCTCAGGTCGGCCGCCTCGGCGTCCACGTCGCCTGCAACGACGTCGCGGTCTCCGGCGCCGACCCGCGCTGGCTGACGACCGTCATCCTGCTGCCCGACCCGGAATCGCCGCTGGAGGCGATCACCGAGGATATCGACGCGGCGGCCCGCGAGGTCGGCGCCTCGATCGTCGGCGGCCACTCGGAGTACGTCGACCAGCTCGATCGCCCGCTCGTCTCCCTGACCGCGATGGGGGCGACCGACTCCTTCGTCCCGACGGGAGGGGCCGAACCCGGCGACCGCGTCGTCCTCACGAAGGCCGCAGGGATCGAGGGGACGGCCATCCTCGCGGCCGACTTCGGCGACGAGCTCGATGTCGACCCCGACGTCCGCGAGCGGGCGGCCGACTTCCTCGAGGAGATCAGCGTCGTCCCCGACGGGCGCGTGCTTCGGAAGTACGCGACCGCGATGCACGATCCCACCGAGGGGGGCGTCGCGGCCGGCCTGCTGGAGCTCGCCCGCGCCGCCGACGTTCGGCTCGCGGTGGATCGGGACGCGGTGCCGATCCGTCCCGAGACCGAGACGCTGTGCGGGGCGGCCGAGGTCGACCCGCTTCGAATCTTCGGCTCCGGCGCTTTGCTCGCGACTGTCCCCGAGGACGCCGTCGGGGACGCGCTCGTGGACCTCGAGGACGCCGGACTCGAGGCTGCCGAGATCGGAACCGTCGAGGAGGCGACGGAATCCGATGACGGGTTCGCGCTCGAACTCGGTTCGGAGACGATCACGGAACCCGTCCAGGACGATCTCTACCCGCTGTGGGAGGCCGCCGACGAGGACTGA
- a CDS encoding arsenate-mycothiol transferase ArsC yields MTKIVFACVGNAGRSQMATAFAERERDRRGLDVELVTGGTDPKESISEDARDVLEEEGLDVSGRTPRRITTDDVAGAEFVVTMGCSASEFVPEDWNGEVRIWSLESDETREQRDEIERRVAALFDDLERTA; encoded by the coding sequence ATGACGAAAATCGTGTTCGCCTGCGTCGGAAACGCGGGCCGCAGCCAGATGGCAACCGCCTTCGCCGAACGGGAGCGGGATCGACGCGGACTCGACGTCGAGCTCGTCACCGGTGGCACCGATCCGAAGGAGTCGATCAGCGAGGACGCCCGCGACGTCCTCGAAGAGGAGGGACTCGACGTCAGCGGCCGAACGCCACGACGGATCACGACGGACGACGTGGCCGGCGCTGAATTCGTCGTGACGATGGGCTGTTCGGCCTCGGAGTTCGTGCCAGAGGACTGGAACGGAGAGGTTCGGATCTGGTCACTCGAGTCGGACGAGACGCGCGAGCAGCGCGACGAGATCGAGCGCCGCGTGGCGGCGCTGTTCGACGACCTCGAGCGAACGGCCTGA
- a CDS encoding arsenic resistance protein, with protein MDVLEKYQTGFVLAAIGGGLALGQLAGVPAVADALILPFLMVMLFGAFAGIPLSKLRSAFGNRRVAGSSLLVNFVWNPLLAVGLGAIFLRDHPALWVGLLMLMVTPCTDWYLIFTDLADGDVPLATSILPYNLVLQLVLLPAYLYVFAGELVELPLALLLESVALVLVVPLVLAGIARRGLTRWRGRRWFERSFVPKLGPVQIVFLTLAIGAMFASQGQAVVENPELLALLAVPVIAFYALNLAIGFGIGRVLSFSYGELVCFNNTILSRNSPTALAIAVVAFPHEPLIPLALVIGPLLELPLLGLIAQIHTGIADRDWWSVSGDEHSEAG; from the coding sequence GTGGACGTCCTCGAGAAGTACCAGACTGGCTTCGTCCTCGCTGCGATCGGCGGCGGGCTCGCGCTCGGCCAGCTCGCGGGCGTTCCCGCCGTCGCCGACGCGCTCATTCTACCCTTCCTGATGGTAATGCTGTTCGGCGCGTTCGCCGGGATCCCCCTCTCGAAGCTTCGATCGGCCTTCGGCAACCGTCGGGTCGCCGGCTCGAGCCTGCTCGTAAACTTCGTCTGGAACCCGCTGTTGGCCGTCGGTCTCGGCGCGATCTTCCTCCGCGACCACCCCGCGCTGTGGGTCGGGCTGCTCATGCTCATGGTGACGCCGTGTACCGACTGGTACCTGATCTTCACCGATCTCGCCGACGGCGACGTGCCGCTGGCGACGTCGATCCTGCCGTACAACCTCGTGTTGCAGCTCGTCTTGCTTCCCGCCTACCTGTACGTCTTCGCGGGCGAACTCGTCGAGCTGCCGCTCGCGCTGTTGCTCGAAAGCGTCGCGCTCGTACTGGTCGTTCCACTCGTCCTCGCGGGGATCGCCCGCCGAGGACTCACCCGCTGGCGAGGACGGCGGTGGTTCGAGCGATCGTTCGTTCCGAAGCTCGGCCCGGTCCAGATCGTCTTCCTGACGCTCGCCATCGGCGCGATGTTTGCCTCGCAGGGCCAGGCGGTCGTCGAGAACCCCGAACTGCTCGCCCTGCTGGCCGTTCCCGTGATCGCCTTCTACGCGCTGAACCTCGCGATCGGGTTCGGGATCGGCCGCGTCCTCTCCTTTTCCTACGGCGAGCTGGTCTGTTTCAACAACACCATTCTCTCGAGGAACTCGCCGACGGCGCTCGCGATCGCGGTCGTCGCGTTCCCCCACGAGCCTCTGATACCGCTGGCGCTTGTCATCGGACCGCTGCTCGAGCTGCCGCTGCTGGGGCTGATCGCACAGATTCACACGGGAATCGCCGACCGGGACTGGTGGTCGGTGAGTGGAGACGAGCACTCCGAAGCCGGGTAG
- a CDS encoding antitoxin VapB family protein: MGTKTIGVREEVYERLKARKREDESFTDLVNRLLDETTTDWREEFGTLDETDADELEQLVADSRKRASSGLSTRQEEALEALSNGDEDDDETA, from the coding sequence ATGGGAACGAAGACGATCGGCGTCAGAGAGGAGGTGTACGAGCGACTGAAGGCCCGGAAGCGCGAGGACGAGAGCTTTACCGATCTCGTGAACCGACTGCTGGACGAAACGACGACCGACTGGCGCGAAGAGTTCGGGACGCTCGACGAAACGGATGCGGACGAACTCGAGCAGCTGGTCGCTGACTCCCGAAAACGAGCAAGTAGCGGACTCTCGACCCGACAGGAGGAGGCGCTCGAAGCGCTATCCAACGGCGACGAGGACGACGATGAAACTGCTTGA
- a CDS encoding type II toxin-antitoxin system VapC family toxin, with the protein MKLLDTTFLIHYWGGVDAVADYLESNDESEFVTTALNIKEIAVGRELQGELDPHEIRSTFDWVTILPFTAEHAFVAGELEAALRRDDAFDQDKINSLAGDLLIASVATERNATVVTRNRADFELFDGVSVETY; encoded by the coding sequence ATGAAACTGCTTGATACGACCTTTCTCATCCACTACTGGGGCGGTGTCGATGCGGTAGCGGACTACCTCGAGTCGAACGACGAGTCGGAGTTCGTGACGACCGCGCTCAACATCAAGGAGATCGCCGTTGGACGGGAACTGCAGGGCGAACTGGATCCTCACGAGATTCGCTCGACGTTCGACTGGGTGACGATACTCCCGTTCACCGCCGAACACGCGTTCGTCGCCGGGGAGCTCGAAGCCGCACTTCGTCGGGACGATGCGTTCGATCAAGACAAGATCAACTCGCTCGCGGGAGACCTCCTCATCGCCAGCGTCGCGACGGAGCGAAACGCAACCGTCGTGACACGAAATCGAGCCGACTTCGAACTGTTCGATGGCGTTTCCGTCGAGACGTACTGA
- a CDS encoding TIGR04024 family LLM class F420-dependent oxidoreductase: protein MTDRDVHLPVAAQPSVDSLADYARRAEDGGYDCVWLPETWGRDAVTVLSTIAERTEAVDLGTSIVNAYSRSPALLGQTAATLQEASDGRFRLGIGPSGPVVIENWHGLEYGNPLRRTRETVDIVRQVLSGESVDYDGDEFSLSGFRLRCEAPDPAPPVEVTGMGPKAVELAGRFADGWHAIMLTPDGVRDRLADLERGAELGERDHEDVAVTVGVTCCALPDAERARELARQHVAFYVGGMGTFYRDALERQGYDAAGTIHDAWQDGDRERALEDVSDELLDDLCAVGDPETARERLARFEDVDGIDAVAVSFPRGAEESEIEATMDALAPKPV from the coding sequence ATGACCGACCGAGACGTCCACCTGCCCGTCGCGGCCCAGCCGAGCGTCGACTCGCTGGCCGACTACGCCCGACGGGCCGAGGACGGCGGGTACGACTGCGTCTGGCTGCCCGAGACGTGGGGTCGGGACGCGGTGACGGTGCTTTCGACGATCGCCGAGCGAACAGAGGCGGTCGATCTCGGCACTAGCATCGTCAACGCCTACTCCCGGTCGCCCGCCCTGCTGGGCCAGACCGCGGCGACCCTCCAGGAGGCCAGCGACGGTCGGTTTCGACTCGGGATCGGCCCGAGCGGTCCCGTCGTGATCGAGAACTGGCACGGCCTCGAGTACGGGAACCCGCTCCGGCGCACCCGCGAGACCGTCGATATCGTCCGGCAAGTGCTGTCGGGCGAGTCCGTCGACTACGACGGCGACGAGTTCTCGCTGTCGGGGTTTCGGCTCCGCTGCGAGGCGCCCGACCCCGCCCCGCCCGTCGAGGTAACCGGGATGGGGCCGAAGGCCGTCGAGCTCGCGGGGCGGTTCGCCGACGGCTGGCACGCGATCATGCTCACCCCCGACGGCGTTCGGGATCGGCTCGCGGACCTCGAGCGGGGCGCCGAACTGGGCGAGCGCGACCACGAGGACGTCGCGGTCACCGTCGGTGTCACCTGCTGTGCGCTCCCGGACGCCGAGCGCGCCCGCGAGCTCGCCCGCCAGCACGTCGCGTTCTACGTCGGCGGGATGGGCACCTTCTACCGGGATGCCCTCGAACGGCAGGGGTACGACGCGGCCGGGACGATCCACGACGCCTGGCAGGACGGCGACCGGGAACGCGCGCTCGAGGACGTTTCCGACGAGTTGCTCGACGACCTCTGTGCCGTCGGCGATCCCGAAACTGCCCGCGAACGACTCGCGCGGTTCGAGGACGTCGACGGGATCGACGCCGTCGCGGTCAGCTTCCCGCGGGGCGCCGAGGAGAGCGAGATCGAGGCGACGATGGACGCACTGGCACCGAAGCCGGTGTGA
- a CDS encoding SDR family NAD(P)-dependent oxidoreductase, translated as MSTDQFGVDGDVAIVTGASSGIGAAIAKGFADDGVDVVICSREQENVDPVAEEIAASDRPGSALPVECDVTDREAVDALVEATVEEFGGLDVLVNNAGASFMANFDDISENGWKTIVDINVHGTYHCTQAAADHLKAGGGIVINLASVAGETGSPYMSHYGAAKAAVVNLTTTLSYEWASEGVRVNCIAPGFVATKGVENQMGISADEVDRTEVERRMGTVDEIADLAQFLASPASSYIVGETITAQGVPRIEESPDI; from the coding sequence ATGAGCACGGACCAGTTCGGCGTCGACGGGGACGTCGCGATCGTTACGGGCGCCTCGAGCGGGATCGGCGCGGCGATCGCGAAGGGGTTCGCCGACGACGGAGTCGACGTGGTGATCTGTTCGCGTGAGCAGGAGAACGTCGATCCCGTCGCCGAGGAGATCGCGGCGAGCGACCGCCCCGGATCGGCCCTGCCCGTCGAGTGTGACGTCACCGACCGCGAGGCCGTCGACGCGCTGGTCGAGGCGACCGTCGAGGAGTTCGGCGGGCTCGACGTCCTCGTCAACAACGCGGGCGCCTCGTTCATGGCGAACTTCGACGACATCTCGGAGAACGGCTGGAAGACGATCGTCGACATCAACGTCCACGGCACCTACCACTGCACGCAGGCCGCCGCCGACCACCTCAAAGCGGGCGGCGGGATCGTGATCAACCTGGCAAGCGTCGCGGGCGAGACGGGCTCGCCGTATATGAGCCACTACGGCGCCGCGAAGGCCGCGGTCGTGAACCTGACGACGACGCTGTCCTACGAGTGGGCCTCGGAAGGGGTGCGGGTCAACTGCATCGCGCCCGGCTTCGTCGCGACGAAAGGCGTCGAGAATCAGATGGGAATCTCGGCCGACGAGGTCGACCGCACCGAGGTCGAGCGCCGGATGGGGACCGTCGACGAGATCGCCGACCTCGCGCAGTTCCTCGCGAGCCCCGCCTCCTCGTACATCGTCGGCGAGACGATCACCGCACAGGGAGTTCCGCGCATCGAGGAGTCGCCCGACATATGA
- a CDS encoding HAD family hydrolase, with protein MTGRDPGSDREWEAVFWDIGGVILDLESVRTAHAAFIEELLERHDVDAIPEDALETWRATVGAHFREREGTEFRAAREGYHRGVAAVVGEPVPREEWQPPFRRVARKTIEPVPGAVEAIEELADRALHVGVISDVDDEEGKWMLERFGVRAAFDSITTSEAVGRTKPDPAMFETALEKAGVPAERSLMIGDRYDHDVKGADDAGLHGVAFGAEDGPAVAYRIESPLEVLEIVDD; from the coding sequence ATGACGGGGAGAGACCCCGGGAGCGATCGGGAGTGGGAGGCGGTGTTCTGGGACATCGGCGGGGTCATCCTCGATCTCGAGTCGGTTCGAACCGCCCACGCCGCCTTTATCGAGGAGTTGCTCGAGCGCCACGACGTCGACGCGATCCCCGAGGACGCCCTCGAGACCTGGCGCGCGACTGTCGGCGCCCACTTCCGCGAGCGAGAGGGGACGGAGTTCCGGGCGGCCCGCGAGGGGTACCACCGGGGCGTTGCGGCGGTCGTCGGCGAACCCGTCCCGCGCGAGGAGTGGCAGCCGCCGTTCCGGCGGGTCGCTCGGAAGACGATCGAGCCCGTTCCGGGGGCCGTCGAGGCGATCGAGGAGCTCGCCGACCGGGCGCTCCATGTCGGCGTGATCAGCGACGTCGACGACGAGGAGGGGAAGTGGATGCTCGAGCGCTTCGGCGTCCGCGCGGCGTTCGACTCGATCACGACCTCCGAGGCGGTCGGGCGAACGAAACCCGATCCCGCGATGTTCGAGACCGCCCTCGAGAAGGCGGGCGTCCCGGCCGAGCGGTCGCTGATGATCGGCGACCGCTACGACCACGACGTGAAAGGCGCCGACGATGCGGGACTTCATGGCGTCGCCTTCGGCGCCGAGGACGGCCCCGCGGTTGCCTACCGAATCGAATCGCCCCTCGAGGTCCTCGAGATCGTCGACGACTGA
- a CDS encoding GNAT family N-acetyltransferase produces the protein MTMKTTGRGTSRVTIRRFERGDRDAFLSLYETVFDRDRSTDWFRWKYRDNPYADHVPIVVAEDDGDLVGCRSLFAQELRGDGAVRTAFQPCDTMVHPDYRRRGLFDRMNERTVERYTDGDPAFFFNFPNEASIRGNRNHGWREIGTVPLYYRIQDPVGVLGQWLDGTDGNATERHDGTGATSLARAVADGVHRSGDRLLAPDVDLEIGRYESPPADVLETVYRRSIPEALHTNRTASFYRWRLANPDHEYVTYVAKRAGEPVAALVTAAVEDRLRIVETLPRAIDSERTALERLLAAVLVDAGDHRLVTAFGETLPRPARYRFYPDTRPPLSTALQPSSRTLLARDLDAGAAVEHSSIADWTFSRLDLDTT, from the coding sequence ATGACCATGAAAACGACCGGACGCGGAACGTCCCGGGTGACGATTCGGCGGTTCGAGCGCGGCGACCGCGACGCGTTCCTCTCGCTGTACGAGACCGTCTTCGATCGGGATCGATCGACCGACTGGTTTCGCTGGAAGTACCGGGACAATCCCTACGCCGACCACGTCCCCATCGTCGTCGCCGAGGACGACGGCGACCTCGTCGGCTGTCGGTCGCTGTTCGCCCAGGAGCTGCGCGGCGACGGCGCCGTGCGAACGGCGTTCCAGCCCTGCGATACGATGGTCCACCCCGACTACCGCAGGCGCGGCCTCTTCGACCGGATGAACGAACGAACCGTCGAGCGGTACACCGACGGCGACCCCGCGTTTTTCTTCAACTTCCCGAACGAGGCCTCGATCCGGGGCAACCGGAACCACGGCTGGCGCGAGATCGGGACGGTTCCGCTCTACTACCGGATTCAGGATCCCGTCGGCGTCCTCGGGCAGTGGCTCGACGGGACCGACGGGAACGCGACGGAGCGCCACGACGGGACGGGAGCGACGTCGCTGGCGCGTGCGGTCGCCGACGGCGTTCACCGGTCCGGCGACCGACTGCTCGCGCCTGACGTCGACCTCGAGATCGGACGGTACGAGTCGCCGCCCGCCGACGTCCTCGAGACGGTCTACCGACGGTCGATCCCCGAAGCGTTACACACGAACCGGACGGCGTCGTTCTACCGCTGGCGGCTCGCGAACCCGGACCACGAGTACGTCACCTACGTCGCGAAACGGGCCGGCGAGCCGGTCGCCGCGCTCGTCACCGCCGCGGTCGAGGACCGGCTGCGGATCGTCGAGACGCTCCCGCGAGCGATCGACTCCGAGCGGACGGCGCTCGAGCGCCTGCTCGCGGCGGTGCTCGTCGACGCAGGCGACCACCGCCTCGTCACCGCCTTCGGCGAGACGCTGCCGAGGCCGGCCCGGTACCGCTTTTACCCCGACACGCGACCACCCCTCTCGACGGCGCTGCAGCCGTCGTCGCGGACGCTGCTCGCGCGCGATCTCGACGCCGGCGCCGCGGTCGAACACAGCTCGATCGCCGACTGGACGTTCTCGCGACTCGACCTCGACACGACCTGA